Proteins from a single region of Vibrio sp. DW001:
- a CDS encoding sucrose-specific PTS transporter subunit IIBC, with protein MNYPKIAKELLTLLGGKENIEALAHCATRLRLALKDESIIDEDTIDSLDGVKGQFKIAGQYQIIFGSGVVNQVHAELAKLTGMSEMSTREVASAGAQKQNILQQAIKGLSDIFVPIIPAIVAGGLLMGIFNLLTATGLFIEGQSIIDVYPGLADLANMINTFANAPFVYLPVLLAFSASSKFGGNPFLGAALGMLMVHPDLLNGWGFGGASVSGTIPVWNILGFEIQKVGYQGSVLPVLVSAFILAKVEMGLRKIIPSVLDNLLTPMLAIFITGFLTFTIVGPFTRDIGFLLGDGLNWLYDSAGFVGGAVMGLIYAPFVITGMHHSFIAIETQLLADIAITGGTFIFPIAAMSNISQGAAALAVGFSTKDIKTKGIAIPSGITALLGITEPAMFGVNLKLRYPFIAAITGAAISSAFITLFNVKAAALGAAGLPGIISIRPGDLSYYIIGMIIAFVISFGLTLILAQRNKAKSRASTKATA; from the coding sequence ATGAACTATCCTAAAATTGCAAAAGAACTACTAACCTTGCTTGGCGGCAAAGAAAACATCGAAGCTTTAGCACACTGTGCTACTCGACTTCGTCTAGCGTTGAAAGACGAGTCCATTATAGATGAAGACACCATTGATTCACTTGATGGCGTTAAGGGGCAGTTTAAAATTGCGGGTCAGTACCAGATCATTTTCGGTTCTGGAGTCGTGAACCAAGTTCATGCTGAACTGGCAAAACTTACGGGTATGTCAGAGATGTCCACTCGTGAAGTCGCTTCAGCAGGCGCTCAAAAACAGAACATTCTTCAACAGGCAATTAAGGGACTATCCGATATTTTTGTTCCTATTATTCCAGCGATCGTTGCTGGCGGCTTATTAATGGGAATATTTAACCTACTGACTGCAACAGGCTTGTTTATTGAAGGACAATCGATAATTGATGTCTATCCTGGGTTAGCTGATTTGGCCAATATGATAAACACCTTTGCTAACGCGCCTTTTGTATACCTTCCAGTATTGTTAGCATTCTCTGCAAGTAGCAAATTTGGCGGAAACCCATTTTTGGGCGCAGCACTTGGCATGTTAATGGTTCATCCAGACCTATTAAACGGCTGGGGATTCGGCGGAGCAAGCGTATCCGGAACCATTCCAGTATGGAATATTCTTGGCTTCGAAATTCAAAAAGTCGGTTATCAAGGTTCTGTTCTACCAGTACTTGTGTCAGCTTTTATTCTGGCTAAGGTTGAAATGGGTCTACGCAAGATTATTCCGTCTGTATTGGATAATTTGTTAACACCAATGTTAGCGATATTTATTACTGGATTCTTAACCTTTACTATCGTTGGACCATTCACTCGCGATATTGGTTTCTTGTTGGGTGATGGCTTAAATTGGCTTTACGATTCAGCGGGCTTTGTTGGTGGTGCAGTAATGGGCCTAATCTATGCTCCATTTGTTATCACTGGTATGCACCACAGTTTCATTGCTATAGAAACCCAACTATTAGCGGATATTGCCATTACAGGGGGAACGTTTATTTTCCCAATCGCAGCAATGTCTAATATTTCTCAAGGTGCTGCCGCTTTAGCTGTTGGTTTCTCAACAAAAGATATCAAAACAAAAGGGATTGCAATACCATCTGGCATTACGGCTCTACTAGGCATTACAGAACCGGCTATGTTTGGTGTTAATTTAAAACTTCGCTATCCATTTATTGCAGCAATAACTGGTGCGGCAATATCAAGTGCCTTCATTACTCTATTTAATGTTAAAGCTGCCGCGCTAGGAGCGGCCGGTCTACCAGGCATCATCTCTATTCGTCCCGGAGATCTTAGTTATTACATTATTGGTATGATCATAGCTTTCGTTATTTCTTTTGGCTTAACATTAATTTTAGCTCAGAGAAACAAAGCAAAAAGCCGTGCCAGCACCAAAGCAACCGCGTAA
- a CDS encoding C4-dicarboxylate TRAP transporter substrate-binding protein, producing MKKLLLGTVLTAATLFGYGVIGSETAMAASEKPVNINMSLVFTQNELLTKELIKVTDKIRTRTDGGVNIKVFPGGQLPVYKDNLEQVVNGADWIAVEDLSYLGDFVPDFAALAGPMLYNSYDEYLAMMKTDFVADLSAQVEKKGIKILTADYMFGFRHMITNKEIKSSADMKGMRIRVPGSQLFISTLASMGASPASLPFPETYAGVQQGVVDGLEGSILTMYSTKMYEVAKNMSFTKHFLGTVGLYISPKVWDKLTAEQQKIVMEELEAGAISNTSELVKLDEEYMNKLQDLGVTFNEVDTAEFGKLTADVYNQFPSWSKGIHATINGELEKIRANK from the coding sequence ATGAAAAAGCTACTACTGGGTACTGTATTAACAGCAGCAACGCTGTTTGGATATGGCGTCATTGGAAGTGAAACCGCAATGGCGGCGTCAGAAAAGCCAGTGAATATCAATATGAGCTTGGTGTTTACCCAAAACGAACTGCTAACAAAAGAGCTGATCAAAGTGACGGATAAAATCCGTACACGTACGGATGGTGGCGTTAATATTAAAGTATTCCCAGGTGGTCAATTACCGGTATACAAAGATAACCTAGAGCAGGTGGTGAATGGTGCCGATTGGATTGCGGTTGAAGATCTAAGCTACCTTGGCGATTTTGTACCTGACTTTGCAGCGCTTGCCGGCCCAATGCTTTACAACTCATATGATGAATATCTTGCCATGATGAAAACCGACTTTGTTGCTGATCTATCAGCTCAAGTTGAGAAAAAAGGCATAAAAATTCTAACCGCAGACTACATGTTCGGCTTCCGTCATATGATCACTAATAAAGAGATCAAATCTTCTGCAGATATGAAAGGCATGCGTATCCGTGTACCAGGAAGTCAGCTGTTCATCAGTACACTCGCCTCTATGGGCGCTTCTCCTGCTTCATTACCATTCCCAGAAACCTATGCTGGCGTTCAGCAAGGTGTTGTCGATGGTCTAGAAGGTTCAATCTTAACTATGTACTCAACTAAGATGTATGAAGTGGCAAAAAACATGTCATTTACTAAACACTTCTTAGGTACTGTTGGCCTATACATTTCGCCAAAAGTTTGGGACAAGTTAACGGCTGAACAACAGAAAATTGTGATGGAAGAGCTAGAAGCTGGCGCGATTTCGAATACCAGCGAATTAGTGAAACTTGATGAAGAGTACATGAACAAACTTCAAGACTTAGGCGTGACATTCAACGAAGTTGATACGGCTGAATTCGGTAAGCTAACCGCTGACGTGTATAACCAGTTCCCATCATGGAGCAAAGGTATTCACGCAACGATTAATGGCGAACTGGAGAAAATCCGCGCTAACAAATAG
- a CDS encoding DeoR/GlpR family DNA-binding transcription regulator gives MELTFRQQEILGYLKQHSDVQIDELSTMFAVTTQTIRRDVNSLCEQGLARRVHGGLSLPANLTNTTYQFRREVESDIKIAIGQEVAKQIPEGSTVIMGIGTSVTYVAEFLTGLKALRVITNNLQVARIFENNPNVEVYLCGGLVRCDHQDVVGHSVLKFFGDFEADIGIIGCGSITPNLSAMEHEPQEAEISKAILANSRQSWLLADASKWGRFASVKVANLTSFSRIYTNKTGLPSDLPIYSSNAAIGV, from the coding sequence ATGGAACTGACCTTTCGACAGCAGGAAATACTTGGTTATCTCAAACAACACAGTGATGTTCAGATCGATGAACTATCAACTATGTTTGCGGTTACCACACAAACAATACGTCGAGATGTCAATTCATTGTGCGAGCAGGGTTTAGCTCGGCGAGTGCATGGTGGACTGAGCCTGCCTGCAAATTTGACGAACACGACCTACCAGTTTCGCAGGGAAGTGGAATCTGATATCAAAATAGCGATTGGTCAAGAGGTAGCGAAACAGATCCCTGAAGGTTCAACGGTAATAATGGGTATTGGTACGTCGGTAACCTACGTGGCTGAGTTTTTGACTGGCTTGAAGGCGCTTAGAGTGATTACTAATAACTTGCAAGTAGCTAGAATATTTGAAAATAATCCGAACGTTGAAGTGTATCTATGTGGAGGATTGGTGCGTTGTGATCATCAAGATGTGGTTGGTCATAGTGTTTTAAAGTTCTTTGGTGATTTTGAAGCTGACATAGGTATTATTGGTTGTGGCTCAATAACGCCAAACCTGTCTGCTATGGAGCATGAACCCCAAGAAGCAGAGATTTCAAAAGCGATTCTTGCCAATTCTCGACAAAGCTGGTTGCTAGCTGATGCAAGTAAATGGGGTCGTTTTGCTTCGGTAAAAGTGGCAAACCTTACTTCTTTTTCTCGTATTTATACCAACAAAACTGGCTTACCTTCTGATTTGCCGATTTATTCATCGAATGCCGCTATTGGCGTTTAG
- a CDS encoding TRAP transporter small permease — translation MRFITNIEEILASVAISITVLMVIINVFLRYGFGFVVPWSEELSVICFIWAVYFGISSCYKHKLHMGVDVIMTLLPDSAKRPFRLVIACFLLILNVILAYLSFDYTMLSTKVTPVMGMSYFTINGVLIVCFSLMAFHTLKFIKDDLKSSDENSSTHTH, via the coding sequence ATGCGTTTTATAACTAACATTGAAGAAATCTTAGCTTCAGTTGCCATTTCTATTACGGTTTTAATGGTCATCATTAACGTGTTCTTACGTTACGGCTTCGGTTTTGTTGTGCCCTGGAGCGAAGAGCTATCTGTCATCTGTTTTATCTGGGCCGTCTATTTTGGCATCAGTTCTTGTTACAAACACAAATTACACATGGGTGTCGATGTCATAATGACCTTGTTGCCCGACAGCGCGAAACGACCGTTCCGCCTAGTAATAGCCTGTTTCTTATTAATACTGAATGTAATTTTGGCTTATTTAAGTTTTGATTACACCATGCTGTCGACCAAAGTTACACCTGTGATGGGAATGTCTTATTTCACCATTAATGGTGTACTGATTGTCTGCTTTTCTCTAATGGCATTTCATACCCTGAAATTTATCAAAGATGATTTGAAAAGTTCAGATGAAAATTCGTCGACACATACGCACTAG
- a CDS encoding glycerophosphodiester phosphodiesterase family protein yields MIVGHRGAAGLAPENTLAGIKKAAEVGIRWIEIDTQLTADCIPVIFHDEILERCTNGTGKLASLTLRELKQLDAGSWFGDSFNNETVPTLEEALQTCLDNDLNMNLELKIHHSEQVVPLAKKVAEIIKSFGFPYDRLLLSSFSLHALEMCQSLLPEISRGYITKEESTDYLDNVKHLGLYSVHVKQDLLTSDMAKSITDEGYVLNIWTLNDPEKMTTFAQMKVKNIITDNPELF; encoded by the coding sequence ATGATTGTAGGTCATCGTGGCGCAGCGGGTCTGGCTCCGGAAAATACACTCGCTGGAATTAAAAAGGCGGCTGAAGTTGGTATTCGTTGGATAGAAATAGATACTCAGCTAACTGCCGACTGCATCCCAGTGATATTTCATGATGAAATTTTGGAACGTTGCACTAACGGAACGGGCAAACTAGCCTCGTTGACACTCCGTGAATTAAAGCAACTTGACGCCGGTAGTTGGTTTGGCGATTCATTTAACAATGAGACCGTTCCGACGTTGGAAGAAGCGTTACAAACCTGTTTAGATAACGACCTAAATATGAATCTAGAGTTGAAGATTCACCATAGCGAACAGGTGGTACCTTTGGCTAAAAAAGTGGCTGAGATAATTAAGTCTTTCGGTTTCCCATATGACCGATTATTACTTTCTAGTTTTTCCCTGCATGCTTTGGAAATGTGCCAGTCATTATTGCCTGAAATATCTCGAGGCTATATCACCAAAGAAGAATCGACTGACTATCTGGACAACGTGAAACATCTAGGTTTATATAGCGTTCATGTTAAGCAAGATCTTCTCACGAGTGATATGGCGAAATCGATCACAGACGAAGGGTATGTTCTCAATATATGGACACTCAATGATCCGGAAAAAATGACCACGTTTGCACAAATGAAGGTAAAGAATATTATCACGGATAACCCGGAACTTTTTTAA